One window of the Hemitrygon akajei chromosome 5, sHemAka1.3, whole genome shotgun sequence genome contains the following:
- the LOC140727799 gene encoding uncharacterized protein, translating into MTTRSSIKSLPSSDMGSRASSSKVAHARAKAESARVRALYAKQEAKLKMEAAAREAKNQKEAAAREAKNQKEAAAREAKNQLERARIASELEVLTLQREAEAARVEAELIEDAEEMHVLDDIKSTSEKIRLERTSDYVQSQIDWKIRSSSPYLFDNVPFHEESQRGPIASHPSEEDNLPSQLRDEFKNERADNKYFSTPILPDLARREPKAEFRTANSITDVRPQSYTRQHIPTARMPLAVEPMAQYLARRDLITSGLYQFDDKPENYRAWYSTFTNAIDGVQLRATQELDLMVKWLGKESCEQVRRIRSVYINKPELALSKAWERLREGYVAPEIIEVALY; encoded by the coding sequence atgacaactcgatccagcatcaagtcgttgccatccagcgacatgggcagtagggcatcatcaagtaaggtcgcccatgcaagagctaaagcagaatccGCCAGGGTGCGAGCGCTCTACGCcaaacaagaagcaaaattgaaaatggaagcggctgccagagaagccaaaaaccagaaggaagcggctgccagagaagccaaaaaccagaaggaagcggctgccagagaagccaaaaaccagttggaaagggcaaggatagcgtcagagttagaagtgctgacgctacaacgagaagcagaagctgccagggtggaagcagagttaatagaagatgctgaagaaatgcatgttctggatgacataaaatctacttcagaaaagatcagattggaacgcacaagcgactatgtccaatctcaaatagactggaagattcgttcttcctctccatacttatttgataacgtcccatttcatgaggagtctcagagaggcccgattgcatcacatccatccgaggaagacaacttaccctcgcaactccgtgatgaattcaagaatgaaagggctgataacaaatacttctcgacaccaatcTTACCAGATTTGGCAAGAAGAGAGCCAAAGgccgaattcagaacagcaaattccataacagatgtacgccctcagtcgtaTACCCGCCAACATATTCCCacagcccgcatgccacttgcagttgaacccatggcacagtatttagcacgacgagatctcatcacttcaggactataccagtttgacgataaacctgaaaattaccgtgcatggtactccacattcaccaacgctatcgacggagtccagctcagagcaacccaagagttggatcttatggtgaaatggctgggaaaagaatcatgcgaacaggtgagacgcatacgttcagtgtacatcaacaaacccgagctagccttaagcaaagcatgggagagacttcgggagggctatgtggcccccgaaattattgaagtGGCGCTATACTGA